In Quercus lobata isolate SW786 chromosome 12, ValleyOak3.0 Primary Assembly, whole genome shotgun sequence, a genomic segment contains:
- the LOC115970671 gene encoding uncharacterized protein LOC115970671, translated as MNRSLSSKMDSTLVPSNGDRELIFRFVEDLYREIKAANWDFIFNEYEKNFKWVHSAVLIKMLGGTVLHLAVSDGVENIVEKLVTIICNNIDEQKNALKIKNKQGNTPLHVAASTGSLRMCICIAEANPSLGNERNKEGESPLFLAALLGRTDIFLCLHYICKSHLDTSYYRKNGGETILHCAIKRECWDLAYQILDQGQLATFMDERGISPLHLLANKPSAFKSGCRLGWWSSIIYYCIAVDVPKRIDPSRLIKKCTEEETKHKFIQVGPFAESEDHKHYSFWKYCSPPFMIITFVISAIWRIPGFGAIWHILGFGDIKKIKETHMLPDLIIKTVIRSTIQGQYFDRRTNPLLTEETDAFEVIEEVIEEYWKDDETPILSAAKNGILEMVERILCYFPMAIHDENRDGKNVVLLAAQYRQTQVYELLRKTNLRKESIFQKLDKNGNSALHLAATLEEQKTGLIPGAALQMQWEIKWYEHIKDSMPPGFLHLSNNDGETPGEIFMNTHKKLVEEGGKWLSDTSNACSIAAGLFVTVAFNMSTTVPGDVDDNGYPRLEKQLAFNIFAISSYISFYSSLLAVIMFLAILTSGYKESSFRSTLPMKLLLVLTAFYVSIASTAICFSAAHFLILREKLKSAAFPSYSWAVLLLIFFAIAGFPV; from the exons ATGAATAGAAGTTTGTCCTCCAAGATGGATTCAACTTTGGTTCCTAGCAATGGTGATAGAGAATTAATTTTCAGATTCGTAGAAGATTTATACAGAGAAATCAAGGCAGCTAATTGGgatttcatttttaatgaatatgagaaaaattttaaatgggttCACAGTGCTGTGTTGATCAAGATGTTAGGTGGAACGGTATTGCATTTAGCTGTCTCCGACGGCGTAGAAAATATTGTCGAGAAACTTGTAACAATAATTTGTAACAATATTGACGAGCAGAAGAAtgctctaaaaataaaaaacaagcaAGGGAATACCCCTTTGCATGTGGCAGCATCAACAGGGAGTCTGCGGATGTGTATCTGCATTGCTGAAGCTAATCCGTCATTGGGGAATGAACGTAACAAGGAGGGTGAGAGCCCTCTCTTCTTGGCCGCTCTTCTTGGTAGAACAGACATCTTCCTTTGCCTCCATTACATCTGTAAAAGCCACCTAGACACATCCTACTATAGAAAAAATGGTGGTGAGACTATTCTACATTGTGCCATCAAGAGGGAGTGTTGGG ATCTGGCATATCAGATACTTGACCAAGGACAACTTGCTACCTTTATGGACGAGAGAGGAATATCGCCTCTCCATCTCTTAGCAAATAAGCCTTCCGCCTTCAAAAGTGGTTGCCGCCTTGGATGGTGGAGCAGCATAATTTATTATT GTATAGCGGTTGATGTGCCCAAAAGAATCGACCCGAGCAGATTGATTAAAAAATGcacagaagaagaaacaaaacacaaattcATTCAAGTTG gACCCTTTGCTGAAAGTGAAGATCATAAGCATTATTCATTTTGGAAATATTGTTCGCCCCCCTTTATGATTATCACATTTGTTATCAGTGCAATATGGCGCATTCCTGGATTTGGTGCAATATGGCACATTCTTGGATTTG GGGATATAAAGAAGATTAAAGAGACGCACATGTTGCCCGATTTGATCATCAAAACTGTTATCAGATCTACAATCCAGGGGCAGTACTTCGATAGAAGGACGAATCCATTGCTAACTGAAGAAACAGATGCATTCGAGGTTATTGAAGAAGTTATTGAAGAATATTGGAAGGATGACGAGACACCCATATTGTCTGCGGCAAAAAACGGCATCTTAGAAATGGTTGAGAGAATACTATGTTATTTTCCGATGGCTATACATGACGAAAATAGAGATGGAAAAAATGTAGTACTGTTGGCAGCGCAGTACAGACAAACACAAGTATACGAGCTACTCCGAAAGACAAATTTACGGAAAGAaagcatttttcaaaaactgGATAAAAATGGGAACAGTGCACTGCACCTTGCAGCCACGCTAGAAGAGCAGAAGACTGGGCTAATTCCTGGGGCTGCATTGCAAATGCAATGGGAGATCAAGTGGTATGAG CACATAAAGGACTCCATGCCACCAGGCTTCCTTCATCTCTCCAACAATGACGGCGAAACCCCAGGGGAGATCTTCATGAATACCCATAAAAAACTTGTGGAAGAGGGTGGGAAGTGGCTAAGCGACACATCGAATGCATGCTCAATTGCAGCAGGTCTCTTTGTCACAGTTGCCTTTAACATGTCAACCACCGTGCCTGGTGATGTGGATGACAACGGCTATCCCCGCCTCGAAAAACAGCTGGCATTTAATATTTTCGCTATCTCATCCTATATATCCTTCTATTCTTCGCTATTAGCAGTCATCATGTTCCTTGCAATCCTCACCTCCGGCTACAAAGAAAGCAGTTTTCGTAGTACCCTACCAATGAAGCTTTTGTTGGTTTTAACAGCGTTCTACGTGTCTATAGCATCTACCGCAATATGTTTTTCTGCAGCACACTTCCTCATTCTAAGAGAAAAACTGAAATCTGCAGCCTTTCCATCATATTCATGGGCAGTCCTGCTGCTAATATTCTTTGCTATAGCAGGGTTTCCGGTATAA
- the LOC115970672 gene encoding uncharacterized protein LOC115970672, whose product MALPQGFHSQGEVVCKLNKSIYGLKQASRQWFAKFSSTLIQLGFIQSKADYSLFSRRHDNIFMILLVYVDDVLIACNDKAEVDKFKVMLDDKFKLKDLGDLKYFLGLEVARSDKGIAFCQRKYTLELISDAGLLGCKCAKTPMEHNLKLSKFEGEELKDPSHYRRLVGRLLYLTITRPDITFAVHKLSQFMSKPRRPHLSAAQRVLQYLKGEPGKGLMFSSSTNLHLKGFADADWAACPDTRRSVTGYSIFIGDSLVSWKSKKQSTVSKSSAEAEYRSMAIATCEIVWILYFLKDIGVNHEKEALLFCDSQATLHIGSNPVFHERTKHIEIDCHVVRDKVLEKVIKLNHVRSNCQLADLLTKALNYNQISTLTCRMGMLNIHTPAALEGEYQSSSDRVKISSKSRREVKDIEDQNTEHKDVDSVAEHKRQVNVKEE is encoded by the coding sequence ATGGCTCTTCCACAGGGGTTTCACAGCCAGGGGGAGGTTGTTTGTAAGCTCAATAAGTCCATCTATGGCCTCAAGCAAGCTTCTAGGCAATGGTTTGCCAAATTCTCAAGCACCTTGATTCAGCTTGGTTTCATCCAATCCAAAGCTGATTACTCCTTGTTTTCCAGAAGACATGATAACATTTTCATGATTCTTTTGGTCTATGTAGATGATGTTTTAATAGCTTGCAATGACAAGGCTGAAGTGGACAAATTTAAAGTCATGCTGGATGATAAGTTCAAGCTTAAGGATTTGGGTGATTTGAAATATTTCCTTGGTTTGGAGGTTGCAAGATCAGACAAAGGAATTGCTTTCTGTCAAAGGAAGTACACCCTTGAACTAATCAGTGATGCTGGATTGCTTGGCTGTAAGTGTGCTAAGACTCCCATGGAGCACAACTTAAAGCTGAGCAAGTTTGAAGGAGAAGAACTTAAGGATCCTAGTCATTATAGAAGGCTTGTGGGCAGGCTCTTGTACTTAACAATCACAAGACCTGACATCACTTTTGCTGTCCATAAACTCAGTCAGTTTATGTCCAAGCCAAGAAGACCACATCTGAGTGCAGCACAAAGAGTGTTGCAGTATTTGAAAGGTGAACCAGGCAAAGGACTCATGTTCTCTTCTAGCACAAACCTGCACCTGAAAGGATTTGCTGATGCAGATTGGGCTGCATGTCCTGACACTCGAAGATCAGTGACTGGCTATAGTATCTTCATTGGTGATTCTCTAGTGTCTTGGAAGTCCAAGAAACAATCCACAGTATCAAAATCCTCAGCTGAAGCTGAGTATAGATCCATGGCAATAGCAACATGTGAGATAGTGTGGATCTTATACTTTCTCAAGGACATTGGAGTGAATCATGAAAAGGAGGCTCTGCTGTTTTGTGACAGTCAAGCTACGTTGCATATTGGCTCCAATCCAGTCTTTCATGAGAGGACAAAACACATAGAAATAGATTGTCATGTGGTGAGGGATAAGGTGTTAGAAAAGGTGATTAAGTTGAATCATGTTAGATCAAACTGTCAGTTAGCTGACCTGCTTACTAAAGCTCTGAATTACAATCAGATCTCAACTCTTACTTGTAGAATGGGAATGCTTAATATACATACCCCTGctgctcttgagggggagtatcagAGTTCAAGTGACAGAGTCAAGATCAGTAGCAAGAGCAGAAGAGAAGTCAAGGATATAGAGGATCAAAACACTGAACATAAAGATGTTGATTCTGTAGCAGAGCATAAACGGCAGGTCAATGTAAAAGAAGAATAA